One window of the Solanum stenotomum isolate F172 chromosome 11, ASM1918654v1, whole genome shotgun sequence genome contains the following:
- the LOC125844064 gene encoding polyadenylate-binding protein RBP47B' isoform X1, giving the protein MNTQQPYHQPATLEEVRTLWIGDLPYWADESYLHSWFAQTAEVLSIKVIRNKITGQPEGYGFVEFGAHAVAERILQSYNGTQIPGTELTFRLNWASFGIGERRDAGPEHSIFVGDLAPDVTDYLLQETFRTHYPSVRGAKVVTDPNTGRSKGYGFVKFADETERNRAMTEMNGMYCSTRPMRISAATPKKSNTIQQQYAVAKAVYPPAVYTPTVQTIPVDNDLTNTTVYVGNLDPNLTEEELRQVFLQFGEIVYVKIPASKGCGFVQFSARPSAEEAIQRMQGAVVGQQIVRVSWGRSPTAKQDAGLWGQPADPSQWNAYYGYGQGYDAYAYGATQDPSLYAYGAYAGYTQYPQQAEGAQDLASMTGAPPVIEQREEQHDPLAVPDVDRLNNAYLAVHASTILGRPLWQRTSSFSQV; this is encoded by the exons GTGCTCTCAATAAAAGTTATCCGCAACAAAATCACTGGACAACCTGAGGGCTATGGATTTGTGGAGTTTGGTGCACATGCAGTTGCTGAGCGGATTTTGCAATCGTATAATGGAACTCAAATACCGGGGACAGAGCTAACTTTTAGGTTAAATTGGGCATCATTTGGGATTGGAGAGCGTCGTGATGCTGGGCCAGAGCATTCTATATTTGTTGGAGATCTAGCTCCTGATGTAACAGATTATCTATTGCAAGAGACTTTTCGTACTCACTACCCGTCAGTTAGAGGAGCGAAGGTTGTTACTGATCCAAATACTGGCCGCTCAAAGGGATATGGTTTTGTTAAATTTGCTGATGAGACAGAACGAAACCGTGCCATGACGGAAATGAATGGGATGTATTGCTCAACTAGGCCGATGCGCATTAGTGCAGCAACACCAAAAAAGTCGAATACTATCCAACAACAATATGCAGTAGCAAAAG CAGTATATCCGCCTGCCGTTTATACTCCAACAGTGCAGACTATTCCTGTAGATAATGACTTGACTAATACAACA GTTTATGTTGGAAATCTGGATCCCAACTTAACTGAAGAGGAACTGAGACAAGTATTTTTGCAATTTGGTGAAATTGTTTATGTTAAGATCCCTGCTTCCAAGGGCTGTGGTTTTGTGCAGTTTTCTGCGAG GCCATCTGCTGAAGAAGCAATCCAGAGAATGCAGGGTGCTGTGGTTGGTCAACAAATTGTTCGTGTTTCCTGGGGTAGGAGTCCGACAGCTAAGCAG GACGCTGGTCTATGGGGTCAGCCTGCTGATCCGAGTCAATGGAATGCTTATTATGGCTATGGACAAGGTTATGATGCCTATGCTTATGGTGCCACTCAGGATCCTTCACTATATGCATATGGTGCATATGCTGGTTATACCCAATACCCTCAACAG GCTGAAGGTGCTCAGGATTTGGCTTCCATGACTGGTGCTCCTCCAGTTATTGAACAAAGAGAAGAGCAGCATGATCCTTTGGCTGTGCCAGACGTTGACCG GCTAAATAATGCTTACCTTGCTGTCCATGCAAGCACAATCTTGGGCCGGCCATTGTGGCAGAGGACATCATCGTTTTCACAAGTATAG
- the LOC125844064 gene encoding polyadenylate-binding protein RBP47B' isoform X2 — protein sequence MNTQQPYHQPATLEEVRTLWIGDLPYWADESYLHSWFAQTAEVLSIKVIRNKITGQPEGYGFVEFGAHAVAERILQSYNGTQIPGTELTFRLNWASFGIGERRDAGPEHSIFVGDLAPDVTDYLLQETFRTHYPSVRGAKVVTDPNTGRSKGYGFVKFADETERNRAMTEMNGMYCSTRPMRISAATPKKSNTIQQQYAVAKVYPPAVYTPTVQTIPVDNDLTNTTVYVGNLDPNLTEEELRQVFLQFGEIVYVKIPASKGCGFVQFSARPSAEEAIQRMQGAVVGQQIVRVSWGRSPTAKQDAGLWGQPADPSQWNAYYGYGQGYDAYAYGATQDPSLYAYGAYAGYTQYPQQAEGAQDLASMTGAPPVIEQREEQHDPLAVPDVDRLNNAYLAVHASTILGRPLWQRTSSFSQV from the exons GTGCTCTCAATAAAAGTTATCCGCAACAAAATCACTGGACAACCTGAGGGCTATGGATTTGTGGAGTTTGGTGCACATGCAGTTGCTGAGCGGATTTTGCAATCGTATAATGGAACTCAAATACCGGGGACAGAGCTAACTTTTAGGTTAAATTGGGCATCATTTGGGATTGGAGAGCGTCGTGATGCTGGGCCAGAGCATTCTATATTTGTTGGAGATCTAGCTCCTGATGTAACAGATTATCTATTGCAAGAGACTTTTCGTACTCACTACCCGTCAGTTAGAGGAGCGAAGGTTGTTACTGATCCAAATACTGGCCGCTCAAAGGGATATGGTTTTGTTAAATTTGCTGATGAGACAGAACGAAACCGTGCCATGACGGAAATGAATGGGATGTATTGCTCAACTAGGCCGATGCGCATTAGTGCAGCAACACCAAAAAAGTCGAATACTATCCAACAACAATATGCAGTAGCAAAAG TATATCCGCCTGCCGTTTATACTCCAACAGTGCAGACTATTCCTGTAGATAATGACTTGACTAATACAACA GTTTATGTTGGAAATCTGGATCCCAACTTAACTGAAGAGGAACTGAGACAAGTATTTTTGCAATTTGGTGAAATTGTTTATGTTAAGATCCCTGCTTCCAAGGGCTGTGGTTTTGTGCAGTTTTCTGCGAG GCCATCTGCTGAAGAAGCAATCCAGAGAATGCAGGGTGCTGTGGTTGGTCAACAAATTGTTCGTGTTTCCTGGGGTAGGAGTCCGACAGCTAAGCAG GACGCTGGTCTATGGGGTCAGCCTGCTGATCCGAGTCAATGGAATGCTTATTATGGCTATGGACAAGGTTATGATGCCTATGCTTATGGTGCCACTCAGGATCCTTCACTATATGCATATGGTGCATATGCTGGTTATACCCAATACCCTCAACAG GCTGAAGGTGCTCAGGATTTGGCTTCCATGACTGGTGCTCCTCCAGTTATTGAACAAAGAGAAGAGCAGCATGATCCTTTGGCTGTGCCAGACGTTGACCG GCTAAATAATGCTTACCTTGCTGTCCATGCAAGCACAATCTTGGGCCGGCCATTGTGGCAGAGGACATCATCGTTTTCACAAGTATAG